The Vigna unguiculata cultivar IT97K-499-35 chromosome 6, ASM411807v1, whole genome shotgun sequence genome contains a region encoding:
- the LOC114188961 gene encoding uncharacterized protein LOC114188961: protein MRLVSWGLLLLLVSCTTYSSTALGKPENNIKTSVFLSPKFELGPGSVANKFYFDVDFPRGHIALKSFNAEVVDEAGKSVPLQETYLHHWIVVKYHQPKNVSHNNNQTDIVELRNSGLCQEDVLGQYFGLGSETRGTATDIPDPFGIEIGNPSEIPYGYEEKWFFNVHAIDTRGVEDRMGCTECRCDLYNVTKDGNGKPLSPYYKGGLDCCPDNSHCRLKKGFKGPKRSLYLRYTVKWINWDNYVVPLKIYILDVTDILNVSKGMSPKHTCKIEYQVEACSKGYNSSSACIDVRKTSLPMQTGGYVIYGVGHVHSGATASTLYGQDGGVICSSIPKYGNGNEAGNEKGYVVGMSTCYPKPGSIKIKDGETVTLEVRYSNSQMHSGVMGLFYILVAEQLSY, encoded by the exons ATGAGATTGGTTTCATGGGGACTATTATTACTCTTGGTTTCATGCACAACATACTCATCAACCGCTCTGGGGAAACCTGAGAACAACATAAAAACATCTGTTTTTTTATCACCCAAGTTTGAGCTAGGTCCAGGGTCAGTtgcaaacaaattttattttgatgttgaTTTTCCAAGAGGCCATATTGCACTCAAAAGTTTCAATGCTGAAGTGGTTGATGAGGCAGGGAAATCAGTACCTCTGCAAGAAACATATCTCCATCACTGGATTGTAGTAAAGTACCACCAACCTAAGAATGTGTCACACAATAACAACCAAACAGATATTGTTGAACTGAGAAACAGTGGGTTGTGCCAGGAAGATGTTCTTGGGCAGTATTTTGGGCTTGGATCTGAAACAAGAGGAACTGCCACTGATATTCCAGACCCTTTTGGGATAGAAATTGGAAACCCTTCAGAAATTCCATATGGTTATGAGGAGAAGTGGTTCTTCAATGTGCATGCCATTGACACAAGGGGTGTGGAAGATAGGATGGGGTGCACTGAGTGCAGGTGTGACCTATATAATGTTACAAAGGATGGGAATGGAAAACCTTTGAGTCCATATTACAAAGGAGGTTTGGATTGTTGCCCTGATAATTCCCACTGCAGGTTGAAGAAAGGCTTCAAGGGTCCAAAGAGAAGCCTATATCTGAGATACACAGTGAAGTGGATCAACTGGGATAACTATGTGGTGCCCCTTAAGATTTATATACTTGATGTGACTGATATTTTGAATGTGTCCAAAGGAATGAGTCCAAAGCATACTTGCAAG ATTGAGTATCAGGTTGAAGCTTGCAGCAAAGGCTACAACAGTAGTAGTGCTTGCATTGATGTAAGGAAAACAAGCCTCCCAATGCAAACTGGTGGTTATGTAATCTATGGTGTTGGTCATGTACACTCAGGTGCAACTGCTTCAACTCTATATGGACAG GATGGGGGAGTGATTTGTTCTTCAATACCAAAATATGGAAATGGAAATGAAGCAGGAAATGAGAAAGGGTATGTTGTAGGAATGTCCACATGTTATCCTAAACCAGGTTCTATCAAAATAAAAGATGGTGAAACCGTAACTCTAGAGGTTAGATACAGCAACAGCCAAATGCACTCTGGAGTAATGGGGCTTTTCTACATCTTGGTGGCAGAACAACTTTCATATTAA
- the LOC114188962 gene encoding probable 3-hydroxyisobutyrate dehydrogenase, mitochondrial, translated as MAICRVKSLLSLSKCFSLRTFSSAQGPPPHLQNIGFIGLGNMGSRMANNLIKAGFSLTVHDLNSDVLDMFSQMGIPTKKTPYEVSEASDVVITMLPTSAHVIDVYTGTNGLLHGGKLLRPWLLLDSSTIDPETSRSLSATVSNYILKEKKGDWERPFKLDAPVSGSVTAAEAGTLTFMVGGSEEAFLAAKPVLFSMGKSAIYCGGAGSGSAAKICNNLALAVSMLGISEALALGQSLGVSASTLTNIFNCSSARCWSSDAYNPVPGLMEGVPSSRDYIGGFASKLMAKDLNLAVESAKLAGCKFPLTSQAQKIYTELCSNGHEAKDFSCAFRHYYSGLDEPRDQ; from the exons ATGGCGATTTGCAGGGTGAAATCTTTGCTTTCTCTTTCGAAATGTTTTTCATTACGCACTTTCTCTTCGGCACAGGGTCCCCCTCCTCACTTGCAG AATATTGGATTCATTGGGCTTGGAAATATGGGGTCCCGAATGGCAAATAATCTGATCAAAGCTGGATTCAGTCTTACAGTTCATGACCT AAACTCTGATGTTCTCGACATGTTCTCTCAGATGGGAATCCCCACAAAGAAAACACCTTATGAAGTTTCAGAAGCAAGTGATGTTGTAATCACAATGTTACCTACTTCTGCCCAC GTGATTGATGTTTACACTGGAACAAATGGTTTGCTTCATGGTGGAAAACTCCTAAGGCCATGGTTGTTGTTAGATTCATCCACTATTGATCCAGAAACATCAAGAAGTCTTTCTGCCACAGTTtctaattatattctaaaagaaaagaaag GTGATTGGGAAAGACCTTTCAAGTTAGATGCTCCGGTTTCCGGAAGTGTAACTGCAGCTGAAGCTGGGACGCTTACTTTTATG GTTGGTGGTTCTGAGGAAGCATTTCTTGCTGCAAAACCCGTACTCTTTTCAATGGGTAAAAGTGCAATATATTGTGGTGGAGCAGGAAGTGGTTCC GCAGCAAAAATCTGCAATAATTTGGCTTTGGCTGTGAGCATGCTTGGAATATCAGAAGCTCTTGCTCTAGGCCAATCTCTAGGTGTTTCTGCTAGCACGTtgacaaatatatttaactgcTCCAGTGCTCGATGTTGGAGTAG TGATGCTTACAACCCAGTTCCTGGGCTGATGGAAGGGGTGCCTTCGTCAAGGGATTATATAGGAGGATTTGCTTCCAAGCTTATG GCAAAAGACTTGAACCTAGCAGTAGAATCAGCAAAACTGGCTGGATGCAAATTCCCACTAACATCACAAGCTCAAAAGAT ATATACTGAGCTCTGCAGCAATGGCCATGAAGCCAAGGACTTTTCGTGTGCTTTTCGTCATTACTACTCTGGCCTGGATGAGCCCCGCGATCAGTAA
- the LOC114188960 gene encoding protein KRI1 homolog, translated as MPLQLFEGSDSENDDISKINIDEGYARKFEHNKKREDLQRFEELKKKGVIDSPSSSHSGGEEDSESEPLDDDDDEEKLRNSTKFDKELFGALIRVKKQDPILKQKDVELFDTDDSRDDESNEEGNLKSKDQRVEKPMYLKDVMAKHLIEEGADFGHEEEIDERVKQKAKKVMPSKDEHFVNKDGKKTYGDEQEELKRAFLRAVEKEGLEDGEEEFFTVKGKEGEEDKVDSDHKELEEKLDEYFGGDVESNEESKFLRSFFSNKMWVDKDLDVGVDTDLSEDDIDLERMEEYEYRYQENPGDRVLGHARKVEGSVRKKTNTRKEQRKSKEERMAIAQKEREEELKHLKNLKKQEIQEKVKKIMETAGINDDDLIPLSMAEIEEEFNPEEYDRMMKKAFDDKYYNAEDADPDFCSDNDDIEKPDFEKEDELLGLPKGWDASGSNGGFLAAREKVLKEKIENTSDDDLPEGGDEGDEEEEKIPEEGSRKRKRKTALLEKARQAMMDEYYKLDYEDTIGDLKTRFKYAKTKPNRFGMSASEILLMDDKELGQYVSLKKLAPYRDEEWKLSKQKRYALKMRAKELLRASLDKKKRKKSKVDSGKKTSSKSVVEEEKASPGESSVNTDNLSRKAKRRRQGANLKLSQLRLKAYGKIPSKSKHGGKH; from the coding sequence ATGCCTCTTCAACTTTTTGAGGGCAGTGATTCCGAAAATGATGACATTTCAAAAATCAATATCGACGAGGGGTATGCTCGTAAATTTGAGCACAACAAGAAGCGGGAGGACCTCCAGCGGTTTGAGGAATTAAAAAAGAAGGGTGTTATTGATTCACCTTCATCCTCCCATTCTGGAGGTGAGGAGGACTCCGAGTCTGAGCCattagatgatgatgatgacgaagAGAAACTTCGTAATTCTACAAAGTTTGACAAGGAGCTCTTTGGTGCCTTAATTAGGGTGAAGAAACAAGATCCTATTCTTAAGCAAAAGGATGTTGAGCTTTTTGATACGGATGATAGCAGAGATGATGAAAGTAACGAGGAGGGGAATCTTAAATCAAAAGACCAAAGGGTTGAAAAGCCAATGTATTTGAAGGATGTGATGGCAAAGCATTTGATTGAGGAGGGGGCAGATTTTGGCCATGAAGAGGAAATAGATGAAAGGGTAAAGCAAAAGGCTAAGAAGGTAATGCCTTCCAAAGATGAGCATTTTGTTAATAAAGATGGGAAGAAAACTTATGGTGATGAGCAGGAGGAATTGAAAAGGGCTTTTCTGAGAGCTGTAGAAAAGGAGGGTTTGGAGGATGGTGAAGAAGAGTTTTTCACTGTAAAGGGGAAAGAGGGCGAAGAGGATAAAGTAGATAGTGATCACAAAGAGCTTGAGGAGAAGCTGGATGAATATTTTGGTGGAGATGTAGAATCAAATGAAGAATCCAAGTTTCTGAGAAGCTTTTTCAGTAACAAGATGTGGGTTGACAAGGATCTGGATGTTGGAGTGGACACAGATCTTTCTGAGGATGACATAGATCTCGAAAGAATGGAAGAATATGAATATAGGTATCAGGAAAATCCAGGAGATAGGGTGTTGGGTCATGCTCGGAAAGTGGAGGGATCAGTGAGGAAGAAGACAAATACAAGGAAAGAGCAGAGAAAGAGCAAGGAGGAGAGAATGGCTATAGCACAAAAGGAGAGGGAGGAGGAGTTGAAGCatttaaagaatttgaagaaGCAGGAGATACAGGAGAAGGTTAAAAAGATAATGGAGACTGCAGGGATTAATGATGATGATCTAATCCCATTGTCTATGGCAGAAATTGAAGAGGAATTTAACCCGGAGGAGTATGATAGAATGATGAAGAAGGCATTTGATGATAAATATTACAATGCAGAGGATGCTGACCCGGACTTTTGTAGTGACAACGATGACATTGAGAAGCCGGATTTTGAAAAGGAGGATGAATTGCTTGGGCTTCCTAAAGGCTGGGATGCTAGTGGATCTAATGGTGGGTTTTTAGCTGCAAGGGAAAAAGTGTTGAAAGAAAAGATTGAGAATACTAGTGATGATGATCTCCCAGAaggaggagatgaaggagatgaggaagaagagaagattCCCGAGGAAGGTAGTCGGAAGAGGAAGCGCAAAACAGCACTTTTGGAGAAAGCAAGACAGGCAATGATGGATGAGTACTATAAATTAGATTATGAGGACACAATAGGGGACCTGAAGACAAGATTCAAGTATGCGAAAACAAAACCAAATAGATTTGGCATGAGTGCCTCAGAGATACTACTGATGGATGACAAGGAATTGGGTCAATATGTTTCCTTGAAAAAGCTTGCTCCCTACCGCGATGAAGAATGGAAACTAAGCAAACAAAAAAGATACGCGCTGAAGATGAGGGCTAAGGAGCTTCTACGTGCAAGTTTggataagaagaaaaggaagaagtcAAAGGTTGATTCTGGCAAGAAAACTTCGTCAAAAAGTGTCGTGGAGGAAGAAAAAGCAAGCCCTGGAGAATCAAGTGTTAATACGGATAATTTGTCAAGGAAAGCCAAGAGAAGGCGGCAAGGGGCTAATTTGAAGTTATCACAGTTGAGGCTTAAGGCTTATGGTAAAATCCCCTCAAAATCCAAGCATGGAGGAAAGCACTAA